A region from the Microcebus murinus isolate Inina chromosome 3, M.murinus_Inina_mat1.0, whole genome shotgun sequence genome encodes:
- the PCDH7 gene encoding protocadherin-7 isoform X6, whose amino-acid sequence MLRMRTAGWARGWCLGCCLLLPLSLSLAAAKQLLRYRLAEEGPADVRIGNVASDLGIVTGSGEVTFSLESGSEYLKIDNLTGELSTSERRIDREKLPQCQMIFDENECFLDFEVSVIGPSQSWVDLFEGRVIVLDINDNTPTFPSPVLTLTVEENRPVGTLYLLPTATDRDFGRNGIERYELLQEPGGGGEGRRAGPADSAPYPGGGGNGAGGGAAGSKRRPDAPEGGGGPGGRSSVFELQVADTPDGEKQPQLIVKGALDREQRDSYELTLRVRDGGDPPRSSQAILRVLITDVNDNSPRFEKSVYEADLAENSAPGTPILQLRAADLDVGVNGQIEYVFGAATESVRRLLRLDETSGWLSVLHRIDREEVNQLRFTVMARDRGQPPKTDKATVVLNIRDENDNVPSIEIRKIGRIPLKDGVANVAEDVLVDTPIALVQVSDRDQGENGVVTCTVVGDVPFQLKPASDTEGDQNKKKYFLHTSAPLDYETTREFNVVIVAVDSGSPSLSSNNSLVVKVGDTNDNPPVFGQSVVEVYFPENNIPGERVATVLATDADSGKNAEIAYSLDSSVMGIFAIDPDSGDILVNTVLDREQTDRYEFKVNAKDKGIPVLQGSTTVIVQVADKNDNDPKFMQDVFTFYVKENLQPNSPVGMVTVMDADKGRNAEMSLYIEENSNIFSIENDTGTIYSTMSFDREHQTTYTFRVKAVDGGDPPRSATATVSLFVMDENDNAPTVTLPKNISYTLLPPSSNVRTVVATVLATDSDDGINADLNYSIVGGNPFKLFEIDSTSGVVSLVGKLTQKHYGLHRLVVQVNDSGQPSQSTTTLVHVFVNESVSNATVIDSQIARSLHTPLTQDIAGDPSYEISKQRLSIVIGVVAGIMTVILIILIVVMARYCRSKNKNGYEAGKKDHEDFFTPQQHDKSKKPKKDKKNKKSKQPLYSSIVTVEASKPNGQRYDSVNEKLSDSPSMGRYRSVNGGPGSPDLARHYKSSSPLPTVQLHPQSPTAGKKHQAVQDLPPANTFVGAGDNISIGSDHCSEYSCQTNNKYSKQPFRRVTFSVVSQPQDPHQGSLQSCYDSGLEESETPSSKSSSGPRLGALPLPEDNYERTTPDGSVGVAAITTFPFLPFPHGKTHGRRVLLRPLH is encoded by the coding sequence ATGCTGAGGATGCGGACCGCGGGGTGGGCGCGCGGCTGGTGCTTGggctgctgcctcctcctgccgCTGTCGCTCAGCCTGGCGGCCGCCAAGCAACTCCTGCGGTACCGGCTGGCCGAGGAGGGCCCCGCCGACGTCCGCATCGGCAACGTCGCGTCGGACCTGGGCATCGTGACGGGCTCGGGCGAGGTGACTTTCAGCCTGGAGTCGGGCTCCGAGTACCTGAAGATCGACAACCTCACGGGCGAGCTGAGCACGAGCGAGCGGCGCATCGACCGCGAGAAGCTGCCCCAGTGTCAGATGATCTTCGACGAGAACGAGTGCTTCCTGGACTTCGAGGTGTCGGTGATCGGGCCCTCGCAGAGCTGGGTGGACCTGTTTGAGGGCCGGGTCATCGTGCTGGACATCAACGACAACACGCCCACCTTCCCGTCGCCCGTGCTCACGCTCACGGTGGAGGAGAACCGGCCGGTGGGCACGCTCTACCTGCTGCCCACCGCCACCGACCGCGACTTCGGCCGCAACGGCATCGAGCGCTACGAGCTGCTCCAGGAGCCCGGGGGCGGCGGCGAGGGCCGGCGCGCGGGCCCGGCCGACAGCGCCCCCTACCCCGGGGGCGGCGGGaacggcgcgggcggcggcgcggcaGGCTCCAAGCGGCGGCCGGACGCGCCGGAgggcggcggcggccccggcGGGCGCAGCAGCGTGTTCGAGCTGCAGGTGGCCGACACCCCGGACGGCGAGAAGCAGCCGCAGCTGATCGTGAAGGGGGCGTTGGACCGCGAGCAGCGCGACTCGTACGAGCTGACCCTGCGGGTGCGCGACGGCGGCGACCCGCCTCGCTCCTCGCAGGCCATCCTGCGGGTGCTCATCACCGACGTGAACGACAACAGCCCCCGCTTTGAGAAGAGCGTGTACGAGGCCGACCTGGCAGAGAACAGCGCCCCGGGGACGCCCATCCTGCAGCTGCGCGCCGCCGACCTGGACGTGGGGGTCAACGGGCAGATCGAGTACGTGTTCGGGGCGGCCACCGAGTCGGTGCGGCGGCTGCTGCGCCTGGACGAGACGTCCGGCTGGCTCAGCGTCCTGCACCGCATCGACCGCGAGGAGGTGAACCAGCTGCGCTTCACGGTCATGGCCCGCGACCGCGGCCAGCCCCCCAAGACCGACAAGGCCACCGTGGTCCTCAACATCAGGGATGAGAACGACAACGTGCCGTCCATCGAAATCCGCAAGATCGGGCGCATCCCGCTCAAGGACGGGGTGGCCAACGTGGCCGAGGACGTGCTGGTGGACACCCCCATCGCTCTGGTGCAGGTGTCCGACCGCGACCAGGGCGAGAACGGGGTGGTCACCTGCACCGTGGTGGGCGACGTGCCCTTCCAGCTCAAGCCGGCCAGCGACACAGAGGGCGACCAGAACAAGAAGAAGTACTTCCTGCACACCTCAGCCCCCCTGGACTATGAGACCACGCGGGAGTTCAACGTGGTCATAGTGGCGGTGGACTCGGGCAGCCCCAGCCTCTCCAGTAACAACTCCCTGGTCGTCAAGGTGGGGGACACCAATGACAACCCGCCGGTGTTCGGCCAGTCGGTGGTGGAGGTTTACTTCCCGGAGAACAACATCCCCGGCGAGAGGGTGGCCACGGTGCTGGCGACAGACGCCGACAGCGGGAAGAACGCGGAGATTGCCTACTCCCTGGACTCATCTGTGATGGGGATCTTCGCCATCGATCCGGATTCCGGGGACATCCTCGTCAATACGGTGTTGGACCGTGAGCAGACTGACAGGTATGAGTTTAAAGTTAACGCCAAAGACAAAGGCATCCCTGTGCTGCAGGGCAGCACCACGGTGATTGTGCAGGTGGCTGATAAGAATGACAATGACCCTAAGTTTATGCAGGACGTCTTTACCTTTTATGTGAAAGAAAACTTGCAGCCCAACAGCCCTGTTGGGATGGTCACCGTGATGGATGCTGACAAAGGGCGGAATGCAGAGATGAGCCTGTACATAGAGGAgaacagtaatattttttctattgaaaatgaCACGGGGACCATTTACTCCACAATGTCTTTTGACCGGGAACATCAGACCACGTACACTTTCAGAGTCAAGGCTGTGGACGGGGGAGATCCTCCCAGATCCGCCACAGCCACCGTCTCTCTCTTTGTGATGGATGAAAATGACAACGCTCCCACAGTTACCCTTCCCAAAAACATTTCCTATACTTTACTGCCACCTTCAAGTAATGTCAGGACAGTTGTAGCTACAGTGTTGGCAACAGACAGTGATGATGGCATTAATGCAGACCTGAACTACAGCATTGTGGGAGGGAATCCCTTCAAACTGTTTGAGATTGATTCCACCAGTGGTGTGGTTTCCTTAGTGGGAAAACTCACCCAAAAGCATTATGGCTTGCATAGGTTGGTGGTGCAAGTGAATGACAGTGGGCAGCCTTCCCAGTCCACCACGACTCTGGTGCATGTGTTTGTCAATGAAAGTGTTTCTAATGCAACTGTGATTGACTCCCAGATAGCCAGAAGTTTGCACACCCCACTCACCCAGGATATAGCTGGTGACCCAAGCTATGAAATTAGCAAACAGAGACTCAGTATTGTCATTGGGGTAGTTGCTGGCATTATGACAGTAATTCTAATCATCTTAATTGTAGTGATGGCAAGGTACTGcagatctaaaaataaaaatggctatgAAGCTGGCAAAAAAGATCACGAAGACTTTTTTACACCCCAACAGCATGACAAATCTAAAAAGCctaaaaaggacaagaaaaacaaaaaatctaagCAGCCTCTCTACAGCAGCATTGTCACTGTAGAAGCTTCTAAACCAAATGGACAGAGGTATGATAGTGTCAATGAGAAGCTGTCAGACAGCCCAAGCATGGGGCGATACCGATCAGTTAATGGGGGGCCTGGCAGTCCTGACCTGGCTAGGCATTACAAATCTAGTTCCCCTTTGCCTACTGTCCAGCTTCATCCCCAATCACCAACTGCAGGAAAAAAACACCAGGCCGTACAAGATCTACCACCAGCCAACACATTTGTGGGAGCAGGAGACAACATTTCAATTGGCTCAGATCACTGCTCTGAGTACAGCTGTCAAACCAATAACAAGTACAGCAAACAG
- the PCDH7 gene encoding protocadherin-7 isoform X7 → MLRMRTAGWARGWCLGCCLLLPLSLSLAAAKQLLRYRLAEEGPADVRIGNVASDLGIVTGSGEVTFSLESGSEYLKIDNLTGELSTSERRIDREKLPQCQMIFDENECFLDFEVSVIGPSQSWVDLFEGRVIVLDINDNTPTFPSPVLTLTVEENRPVGTLYLLPTATDRDFGRNGIERYELLQEPGGGGEGRRAGPADSAPYPGGGGNGAGGGAAGSKRRPDAPEGGGGPGGRSSVFELQVADTPDGEKQPQLIVKGALDREQRDSYELTLRVRDGGDPPRSSQAILRVLITDVNDNSPRFEKSVYEADLAENSAPGTPILQLRAADLDVGVNGQIEYVFGAATESVRRLLRLDETSGWLSVLHRIDREEVNQLRFTVMARDRGQPPKTDKATVVLNIRDENDNVPSIEIRKIGRIPLKDGVANVAEDVLVDTPIALVQVSDRDQGENGVVTCTVVGDVPFQLKPASDTEGDQNKKKYFLHTSAPLDYETTREFNVVIVAVDSGSPSLSSNNSLVVKVGDTNDNPPVFGQSVVEVYFPENNIPGERVATVLATDADSGKNAEIAYSLDSSVMGIFAIDPDSGDILVNTVLDREQTDRYEFKVNAKDKGIPVLQGSTTVIVQVADKNDNDPKFMQDVFTFYVKENLQPNSPVGMVTVMDADKGRNAEMSLYIEENSNIFSIENDTGTIYSTMSFDREHQTTYTFRVKAVDGGDPPRSATATVSLFVMDENDNAPTVTLPKNISYTLLPPSSNVRTVVATVLATDSDDGINADLNYSIVGGNPFKLFEIDSTSGVVSLVGKLTQKHYGLHRLVVQVNDSGQPSQSTTTLVHVFVNESVSNATVIDSQIARSLHTPLTQDIAGDPSYEISKQRLSIVIGVVAGIMTVILIILIVVMARYCRSKNKNGYEAGKKDHEDFFTPQQHDKSKKPKKDKKNKKSKQPLYSSIVTVEASKPNGQRYDSVNEKLSDSPSMGRYRSVNGGPGSPDLARHYKSSSPLPTVQLHPQSPTAGKKHQAVQDLPPANTFVGAGDNISIGSDHCSEYSCQTNNKYSKQVDSVQTMNPSGHIEESCKMNVCARK, encoded by the coding sequence ATGCTGAGGATGCGGACCGCGGGGTGGGCGCGCGGCTGGTGCTTGggctgctgcctcctcctgccgCTGTCGCTCAGCCTGGCGGCCGCCAAGCAACTCCTGCGGTACCGGCTGGCCGAGGAGGGCCCCGCCGACGTCCGCATCGGCAACGTCGCGTCGGACCTGGGCATCGTGACGGGCTCGGGCGAGGTGACTTTCAGCCTGGAGTCGGGCTCCGAGTACCTGAAGATCGACAACCTCACGGGCGAGCTGAGCACGAGCGAGCGGCGCATCGACCGCGAGAAGCTGCCCCAGTGTCAGATGATCTTCGACGAGAACGAGTGCTTCCTGGACTTCGAGGTGTCGGTGATCGGGCCCTCGCAGAGCTGGGTGGACCTGTTTGAGGGCCGGGTCATCGTGCTGGACATCAACGACAACACGCCCACCTTCCCGTCGCCCGTGCTCACGCTCACGGTGGAGGAGAACCGGCCGGTGGGCACGCTCTACCTGCTGCCCACCGCCACCGACCGCGACTTCGGCCGCAACGGCATCGAGCGCTACGAGCTGCTCCAGGAGCCCGGGGGCGGCGGCGAGGGCCGGCGCGCGGGCCCGGCCGACAGCGCCCCCTACCCCGGGGGCGGCGGGaacggcgcgggcggcggcgcggcaGGCTCCAAGCGGCGGCCGGACGCGCCGGAgggcggcggcggccccggcGGGCGCAGCAGCGTGTTCGAGCTGCAGGTGGCCGACACCCCGGACGGCGAGAAGCAGCCGCAGCTGATCGTGAAGGGGGCGTTGGACCGCGAGCAGCGCGACTCGTACGAGCTGACCCTGCGGGTGCGCGACGGCGGCGACCCGCCTCGCTCCTCGCAGGCCATCCTGCGGGTGCTCATCACCGACGTGAACGACAACAGCCCCCGCTTTGAGAAGAGCGTGTACGAGGCCGACCTGGCAGAGAACAGCGCCCCGGGGACGCCCATCCTGCAGCTGCGCGCCGCCGACCTGGACGTGGGGGTCAACGGGCAGATCGAGTACGTGTTCGGGGCGGCCACCGAGTCGGTGCGGCGGCTGCTGCGCCTGGACGAGACGTCCGGCTGGCTCAGCGTCCTGCACCGCATCGACCGCGAGGAGGTGAACCAGCTGCGCTTCACGGTCATGGCCCGCGACCGCGGCCAGCCCCCCAAGACCGACAAGGCCACCGTGGTCCTCAACATCAGGGATGAGAACGACAACGTGCCGTCCATCGAAATCCGCAAGATCGGGCGCATCCCGCTCAAGGACGGGGTGGCCAACGTGGCCGAGGACGTGCTGGTGGACACCCCCATCGCTCTGGTGCAGGTGTCCGACCGCGACCAGGGCGAGAACGGGGTGGTCACCTGCACCGTGGTGGGCGACGTGCCCTTCCAGCTCAAGCCGGCCAGCGACACAGAGGGCGACCAGAACAAGAAGAAGTACTTCCTGCACACCTCAGCCCCCCTGGACTATGAGACCACGCGGGAGTTCAACGTGGTCATAGTGGCGGTGGACTCGGGCAGCCCCAGCCTCTCCAGTAACAACTCCCTGGTCGTCAAGGTGGGGGACACCAATGACAACCCGCCGGTGTTCGGCCAGTCGGTGGTGGAGGTTTACTTCCCGGAGAACAACATCCCCGGCGAGAGGGTGGCCACGGTGCTGGCGACAGACGCCGACAGCGGGAAGAACGCGGAGATTGCCTACTCCCTGGACTCATCTGTGATGGGGATCTTCGCCATCGATCCGGATTCCGGGGACATCCTCGTCAATACGGTGTTGGACCGTGAGCAGACTGACAGGTATGAGTTTAAAGTTAACGCCAAAGACAAAGGCATCCCTGTGCTGCAGGGCAGCACCACGGTGATTGTGCAGGTGGCTGATAAGAATGACAATGACCCTAAGTTTATGCAGGACGTCTTTACCTTTTATGTGAAAGAAAACTTGCAGCCCAACAGCCCTGTTGGGATGGTCACCGTGATGGATGCTGACAAAGGGCGGAATGCAGAGATGAGCCTGTACATAGAGGAgaacagtaatattttttctattgaaaatgaCACGGGGACCATTTACTCCACAATGTCTTTTGACCGGGAACATCAGACCACGTACACTTTCAGAGTCAAGGCTGTGGACGGGGGAGATCCTCCCAGATCCGCCACAGCCACCGTCTCTCTCTTTGTGATGGATGAAAATGACAACGCTCCCACAGTTACCCTTCCCAAAAACATTTCCTATACTTTACTGCCACCTTCAAGTAATGTCAGGACAGTTGTAGCTACAGTGTTGGCAACAGACAGTGATGATGGCATTAATGCAGACCTGAACTACAGCATTGTGGGAGGGAATCCCTTCAAACTGTTTGAGATTGATTCCACCAGTGGTGTGGTTTCCTTAGTGGGAAAACTCACCCAAAAGCATTATGGCTTGCATAGGTTGGTGGTGCAAGTGAATGACAGTGGGCAGCCTTCCCAGTCCACCACGACTCTGGTGCATGTGTTTGTCAATGAAAGTGTTTCTAATGCAACTGTGATTGACTCCCAGATAGCCAGAAGTTTGCACACCCCACTCACCCAGGATATAGCTGGTGACCCAAGCTATGAAATTAGCAAACAGAGACTCAGTATTGTCATTGGGGTAGTTGCTGGCATTATGACAGTAATTCTAATCATCTTAATTGTAGTGATGGCAAGGTACTGcagatctaaaaataaaaatggctatgAAGCTGGCAAAAAAGATCACGAAGACTTTTTTACACCCCAACAGCATGACAAATCTAAAAAGCctaaaaaggacaagaaaaacaaaaaatctaagCAGCCTCTCTACAGCAGCATTGTCACTGTAGAAGCTTCTAAACCAAATGGACAGAGGTATGATAGTGTCAATGAGAAGCTGTCAGACAGCCCAAGCATGGGGCGATACCGATCAGTTAATGGGGGGCCTGGCAGTCCTGACCTGGCTAGGCATTACAAATCTAGTTCCCCTTTGCCTACTGTCCAGCTTCATCCCCAATCACCAACTGCAGGAAAAAAACACCAGGCCGTACAAGATCTACCACCAGCCAACACATTTGTGGGAGCAGGAGACAACATTTCAATTGGCTCAGATCACTGCTCTGAGTACAGCTGTCAAACCAATAACAAGTACAGCAAACAG